A region from the Chloroflexota bacterium genome encodes:
- the rfbD gene encoding dTDP-4-dehydrorhamnose reductase: MQIVITGGLGQLGRTLTRVLSDKHSITVLDLPECDITQASEIDRVAALKPDLIIHAAAMTDVDGCARDPIAAYRANALGTQNVALACQRADAAMLYISTNEVFDGTKSTPYLELDEPRAINPYGASKLAGEQFAQMLLQKFYIVRIAWLFAPGGNNFPKKMVELAKQKGQVAVVTDEIANPTYAPDLARAIEGLIETRHYGIVHLTNEGIASRFDFTAQILKLAGLGHIPLTPIHLADFHRASTPPRYAPLANVIAADVLGIRLRPWQDALEDYFKSQ, translated from the coding sequence ATGCAGATTGTAATTACCGGCGGGCTAGGACAGTTGGGACGCACACTGACGCGCGTGCTGAGCGATAAACATTCGATCACCGTGCTCGATTTGCCCGAGTGCGATATTACCCAGGCAAGCGAGATTGATCGCGTTGCCGCGCTGAAACCGGATTTGATCATTCACGCGGCGGCGATGACGGACGTGGACGGCTGCGCGCGCGATCCAATCGCGGCGTACCGCGCGAACGCGCTCGGCACGCAGAACGTCGCGCTCGCGTGTCAACGCGCGGACGCGGCGATGCTCTACATCAGCACGAACGAAGTGTTCGACGGTACGAAGAGTACGCCGTACCTCGAACTCGACGAACCGCGCGCGATCAATCCGTACGGCGCGTCGAAACTCGCCGGCGAACAGTTCGCGCAAATGCTCCTGCAAAAATTCTACATCGTGCGAATCGCGTGGTTGTTCGCGCCGGGCGGCAACAACTTTCCGAAAAAGATGGTGGAACTCGCGAAACAAAAAGGGCAAGTCGCGGTCGTCACCGACGAAATCGCGAATCCGACATACGCGCCCGACCTGGCGCGCGCGATTGAAGGATTGATCGAGACGCGACATTATGGCATTGTCCATTTGACGAACGAGGGGATCGCCTCGCGTTTCGATTTCACCGCGCAAATTCTCAAACTCGCCGGGCTGGGACATATCCCGCTCACACCGATTCACCTTGCGGATTTTCACCGCGCATCCACGCCGCCGCGCTACGCGCCGCTCGCGAACGTGATT